The proteins below come from a single Streptococcus hyointestinalis genomic window:
- a CDS encoding type I restriction endonuclease subunit R, protein MAELESVLEQKLIDQLCQGESQWTYRPDIRTEEELWDNFRYILEQNNKAKLNDGRLTDSEFAKIKNDLSHASFYDAGKWLVGENGQVYVHVQRGNEPLHLLVLNNEHIAGGTSVYEVINQYQAFGEDDARDRRFDVTLLINGIPMIHIELKNKDHSYMDGFHQIKKYIAEGKFRGLFSNVQMFVISNGVDTKYFSAARDNELNKKFLTGWIDHDNQPVPDFIDFAKAVLKIPEAHEMVTKYIVLDNDKKKLLILRPYQIHAIEAMRDASKKGKSGFIWHTTGSGKTMTSYKATRNLLMDIPSIEKTIFLIDRKDLDVQTKLAFQSYADNDTIDVDDTENVNALIKKLTDGRRQMIVTTRQKMQTMINKRLKEGTTDYNKIRALKVAFVVDECHRAVTPQTKRELEAFFANSLWFGFTGTPIFEDNKYEQKGDLAQTTKQLYGDCLHSYTIKEAIHDGAVLGFMVETLGKNGLTPEEEERTYGKEAHMRQVLDVILNKSFAKFGMEKGRGETYEAMFTVSSIEQAQKYYELIKRIKAGQDELKISEDIRRALPDFPKVAITYSVTENDEASKLNQDKMKEALDDYNDMFGTNYNLAGINAYNANLNDRLARKEKKYLNRSQQLDIVIVVDRLLTGFDVPCLSTLFIDRQPMSPQNLIQAFSRTNRLFDTKKQYGQIVTFQSPQAFKEAINSALALYSRGGEGEPLAEDFETVKEEFITSLKIVRLLAETPQEVISLSKEQKIQFIADFRGLDHSFNHLKAFTDYDPHILTENHFSQEEYEDYAAVYKNVLAELKTDEPGEGNANDTITDDYELVAVDKITVDYDYIIDLISGFVDSLGDVESEAEYEKKLAEIKDTIAAYSEDNPKLGALLEGVLEDIINHKEKYENQDVSIIVNQLRQSAIEKEIRQFSEKWFVDFEDVKYEAYHFKDGKLANENKLKEKANYAAYKEATEEPVKKFKFFSAMIKDFKDVLMPEIAPLFN, encoded by the coding sequence ATGGCAGAATTAGAATCAGTTTTAGAACAAAAACTGATTGATCAACTGTGTCAAGGCGAGTCTCAATGGACTTATCGTCCAGATATTAGAACAGAAGAGGAGCTTTGGGATAATTTCAGATATATTCTTGAACAAAACAACAAAGCTAAATTAAATGATGGTCGTCTAACTGATAGTGAGTTTGCTAAAATTAAAAATGATTTATCACACGCTTCTTTTTACGATGCAGGAAAATGGCTAGTCGGCGAAAACGGTCAAGTGTATGTCCATGTGCAACGTGGCAATGAGCCCCTTCATTTACTGGTCTTAAATAATGAGCATATTGCAGGTGGGACAAGTGTCTATGAGGTCATCAATCAATATCAAGCCTTTGGCGAAGATGATGCGCGTGATCGTCGTTTTGACGTGACTTTACTCATCAACGGAATTCCGATGATTCATATTGAATTAAAAAACAAAGATCATTCCTATATGGACGGATTCCATCAAATCAAGAAATACATTGCTGAAGGCAAGTTCCGTGGTCTCTTCTCAAATGTTCAAATGTTTGTCATAAGTAACGGCGTTGATACCAAGTATTTTTCAGCCGCTAGAGATAATGAGCTCAACAAAAAATTCTTAACCGGCTGGATTGACCATGACAATCAACCAGTGCCAGATTTTATTGACTTTGCAAAAGCGGTACTCAAGATTCCAGAAGCGCATGAAATGGTGACCAAATATATCGTTTTGGATAACGATAAAAAGAAATTGCTGATATTGAGACCTTACCAAATCCATGCTATCGAAGCCATGCGTGACGCTTCCAAAAAAGGTAAATCAGGCTTTATCTGGCATACAACAGGCTCTGGAAAGACTATGACCTCCTATAAAGCCACACGTAATCTCTTAATGGACATTCCGTCTATTGAAAAGACTATTTTCTTAATTGACCGGAAAGACCTTGATGTGCAAACGAAACTCGCCTTTCAGTCCTATGCTGATAACGATACGATTGATGTTGATGATACGGAAAACGTTAATGCATTGATTAAAAAATTGACAGACGGAAGACGTCAAATGATTGTGACCACACGTCAAAAAATGCAAACAATGATCAATAAACGTTTGAAAGAAGGGACAACAGATTACAACAAAATTCGAGCTTTAAAGGTTGCCTTTGTTGTTGACGAATGCCATAGAGCTGTCACACCACAGACAAAGAGAGAGTTAGAAGCTTTCTTTGCCAATTCCTTATGGTTTGGATTTACGGGAACGCCGATTTTTGAAGATAATAAATACGAACAAAAAGGTGACTTAGCTCAGACGACAAAACAGTTATACGGAGACTGTTTACACAGCTATACTATCAAAGAAGCGATTCATGATGGAGCTGTCCTTGGTTTCATGGTTGAAACACTTGGTAAAAACGGGCTTACTCCAGAAGAAGAGGAGCGTACCTATGGAAAAGAAGCTCATATGCGTCAAGTTTTAGATGTTATTTTGAACAAATCTTTTGCCAAATTTGGTATGGAAAAAGGTAGAGGTGAGACCTATGAAGCTATGTTTACCGTTAGTTCCATCGAACAGGCTCAAAAATATTATGAGCTTATCAAACGGATAAAAGCTGGTCAGGACGAGCTAAAAATTAGTGAGGACATTCGTCGAGCTCTCCCAGATTTTCCAAAAGTTGCCATTACTTATTCAGTTACTGAAAACGATGAAGCTTCTAAACTGAATCAAGATAAGATGAAAGAAGCTTTGGACGATTATAATGATATGTTTGGTACAAATTATAATCTGGCGGGTATCAATGCTTACAATGCTAATTTGAACGATCGCTTAGCACGTAAAGAGAAAAAATACTTAAATCGTAGTCAGCAACTTGATATCGTTATTGTTGTCGATAGACTTTTGACGGGATTTGATGTTCCTTGTTTGTCAACACTTTTCATTGATCGTCAACCGATGTCTCCACAAAACTTAATTCAAGCTTTCTCACGTACCAATCGCCTGTTTGATACGAAAAAACAATACGGTCAAATCGTCACTTTCCAATCACCACAAGCATTCAAAGAAGCTATCAATTCGGCATTAGCCTTATATTCACGTGGTGGAGAAGGTGAGCCTTTAGCAGAAGACTTTGAGACTGTTAAAGAAGAGTTTATTACTTCCTTGAAAATTGTTCGTCTTTTAGCAGAGACACCTCAAGAAGTTATTTCTTTGTCTAAAGAGCAAAAGATACAATTTATCGCTGACTTTAGAGGCTTAGACCATTCATTTAATCATCTAAAAGCCTTCACAGATTATGACCCGCACATTTTGACAGAGAATCATTTTTCACAAGAAGAATACGAGGATTATGCGGCGGTTTATAAAAATGTTTTAGCAGAGTTGAAAACAGACGAGCCAGGCGAGGGGAATGCAAACGATACAATTACTGATGACTATGAGCTTGTAGCTGTTGATAAAATCACTGTTGATTACGATTATATTATTGATTTGATTAGTGGTTTTGTCGATTCTCTTGGTGATGTCGAAAGCGAAGCAGAGTATGAAAAGAAACTGGCTGAAATCAAAGATACTATAGCGGCCTATTCAGAAGATAATCCAAAACTGGGTGCTCTTCTAGAAGGTGTTCTTGAAGATATTATCAATCATAAGGAAAAGTATGAAAATCAGGATGTCTCTATCATTGTCAATCAACTGCGCCAATCAGCTATTGAAAAGGAAATCAGACAATTTTCCGAGAAATGGTTTGTTGATTTCGAGGATGTTAAGTACGAGGCTTATCATTTTAAAGATGGCAAGCTAGCCAATGAAAACAAATTAAAGGAAAAAGCTAACTATGCAGCTTATAAAGAGGCAACAGAGGAACCCGTTAAAAAATTCAAGTTCTTTAGTGCAATGATCAAAGACTTTAAAGATGTTTTGATGCCAGAAATTGCTCCATTATTTAACTAA
- a CDS encoding IS982 family transposase, with protein MSHLQYTAKSHHLQWNIQKLSKLCYQLYRDYCPESFKHRRNVNLSKVSDQSLLVLLLLQAELGITSQRHFYRICQLFPCGRLLERSRFNRRARQLIWLVQMIRQAMNARISPDTIVIIDSFPLPLCQPIRNHRARIFDGLADIGYNASKRLWFYGFKVHMLVTLSGYILNYVVTPASVYDIRAVNDLLENCHHPYILADMGYLSRELRDNLEQKGYHLWTPLRQNMAGAKQHNHWKLMAMRRTIETRFSELCALFNVEQTLARGTTGLQLRIEQVVLAYNLRYFEIN; from the coding sequence ATGAGCCACTTACAGTATACCGCTAAATCCCATCACTTACAATGGAATATCCAAAAATTATCAAAACTTTGTTATCAGCTATATCGTGATTATTGCCCCGAATCCTTCAAACATCGGAGAAATGTTAACTTATCTAAGGTTTCAGACCAATCTCTACTAGTCTTACTTCTCTTACAAGCTGAACTAGGTATTACATCCCAACGGCATTTCTATCGTATCTGTCAACTCTTTCCTTGCGGTCGTCTCCTTGAAAGAAGTCGTTTTAATCGACGAGCAAGGCAATTGATTTGGTTAGTCCAAATGATTCGACAAGCAATGAATGCTCGAATTTCTCCAGATACCATTGTTATCATAGACAGTTTTCCTTTGCCACTGTGTCAACCTATCCGTAATCACAGAGCTCGTATTTTTGATGGACTGGCAGACATTGGCTACAATGCCTCAAAGCGGCTATGGTTCTATGGGTTCAAGGTTCACATGCTGGTCACTTTGTCAGGCTATATTCTGAACTATGTTGTGACACCAGCATCTGTTTACGATATTAGAGCTGTCAATGACTTACTAGAAAATTGTCATCATCCATATATTTTAGCTGATATGGGCTATCTTAGTCGTGAGCTTAGAGATAATTTGGAGCAGAAAGGTTATCATCTTTGGACTCCTCTGCGTCAAAATATGGCAGGTGCTAAGCAACATAACCATTGGAAACTAATGGCTATGAGGAGGACTATTGAGACACGATTTTCAGAACTTTGCGCTCTTTTCAATGTGGAGCAAACTCTAGCCAGAGGAACAACAGGATTGCAATTGAGAATAGAGCAAGTCGTACTAGCCTATAATTTGAGATATTTTGAAATCAACTAG
- a CDS encoding site-specific integrase encodes MIETMNSETMLFCDYYKQWIMVYKEGAIRPVTMKKYHMAHRWLEKLVPTLQIQQLDRFSYQKLLNQYASVHEKQTTMDFHHHLKCAIMDAVDEGLIQRDPTRKAIIKGKQPRAKKPKFLNQYELHKLLDDLDLAPQINMDWLILLIAKTGLRFSEALALTPKDFDLTRQTLSVSKTWDYKGDGGFLPTKNQSSIRKIPIDWQTVIQFAELLKNLPEDKPIFVTGKIYNSTVNDRLARHCKNAGIPIISIHGLRHTHASLLLFAGVSIASVARRLGHSNMTTTQKTYLHIINELESKDIDIIMRSLSSLNS; translated from the coding sequence ATGATAGAAACAATGAATTCTGAAACAATGTTATTTTGTGATTATTATAAGCAATGGATTATGGTCTACAAAGAGGGAGCTATCCGCCCTGTGACCATGAAAAAGTACCATATGGCTCATCGCTGGCTTGAAAAGTTGGTGCCAACATTACAGATACAGCAGTTGGATCGCTTTTCTTATCAAAAATTATTAAATCAATATGCAAGCGTTCATGAAAAACAAACTACAATGGATTTTCATCACCACTTAAAATGTGCCATTATGGATGCTGTTGATGAGGGACTTATTCAGCGAGACCCAACACGTAAAGCCATCATTAAAGGCAAACAACCACGTGCTAAGAAACCTAAGTTTCTCAATCAGTACGAACTCCACAAACTCCTTGATGACCTTGATTTAGCCCCGCAAATTAATATGGATTGGTTGATTTTATTGATTGCCAAAACTGGCTTACGTTTTTCAGAAGCGCTCGCTCTAACCCCAAAAGATTTTGATTTAACGCGACAAACACTTTCCGTCTCAAAAACATGGGATTATAAAGGCGACGGTGGCTTTTTACCGACTAAAAATCAATCCTCCATTAGAAAAATTCCTATCGATTGGCAAACAGTTATTCAGTTTGCAGAGTTACTCAAAAACCTACCCGAGGATAAGCCTATTTTCGTAACAGGTAAAATTTATAATTCTACCGTAAATGACCGACTAGCTAGACATTGTAAAAATGCTGGCATTCCTATCATTTCTATTCATGGTTTACGCCATACCCATGCCTCACTGCTCCTCTTTGCAGGCGTTTCTATCGCAAGTGTAGCAAGACGACTTGGGCACTCTAATATGACGACCACTCAAAAAACATATCTCCATATTATTAACGAGCTAGAGAGTAAAGACATTGACATCATTATGCGCTCACTATCCAGTTTAAATTCCTAA
- a CDS encoding restriction endonuclease subunit S, translated as MGSTYTGLSGKTKEDFGHGDAKFITYMNVFSNPIANLEMTDLIEVDQKQNKVKKGDVFFTTSSETPEEVGMSCVMPVNADNIYLNSFCFGYRPEVEFDSNYLAYVLRADSFRKEMRILAQGISRYNISKAKVMEVEISVPSLKEQKLVGSYFSTLDNLITLHQRKCEQLKELKKFMLQNMFPKKG; from the coding sequence ATGGGAAGTACCTACACTGGTTTATCTGGAAAAACTAAAGAAGATTTTGGACACGGAGATGCTAAATTTATAACGTATATGAACGTATTCTCTAATCCAATTGCTAATTTAGAAATGACAGATTTAATAGAAGTTGATCAAAAGCAAAACAAAGTTAAAAAAGGAGACGTATTTTTTACAACCTCATCAGAAACTCCTGAAGAAGTTGGAATGTCTTGTGTAATGCCTGTAAATGCTGATAATATTTATTTGAATAGTTTTTGTTTTGGGTACAGACCAGAAGTAGAATTTGATTCGAACTATCTTGCATATGTTTTACGTGCTGATTCTTTTAGAAAAGAAATGAGAATCCTTGCTCAAGGTATTTCAAGATATAACATTTCAAAAGCAAAAGTAATGGAGGTTGAAATATCTGTACCTTCATTAAAAGAACAAAAGCTTGTTGGCAGCTACTTTTCAACTCTCGATAACCTTATAACTCTTCATCAACGTAAGTGTGAACAGTTAAAAGAATTGAAAAAATTCATGTTACAAAACATGTTTCCAAAGAAAGGATAA
- a CDS encoding type I restriction-modification system subunit M — protein MAESKDLLQILWSGADVLRGKMDANEYKTYLLGLIFYKYLSDSYLVSAYDLLNDEMPETLEEAQAAYEEEMQEDEAEEFLKELKGSLHYTLEPQMTYTSMLKDVKFNAFNREKLQAAFNRIQESDELFNGLFADVDLYSNRLGTGDQKQSATIAEVLRVLEDADLINAEGDVLGNAYEYLIGQFASETGKKAGEFYTPHGPAQLLTRIAIMGQEDKKGLQVYDPCMGSGSLLLSCKNYSNEPDYIKYYGQELMPSTYNLARMNMFLHKVHPENQVLHNGDTLDADWPTDVETGFDMVTMNPPYSAKWSAAKGFLQDERFMDYGGKLAPKSKADYAFLLHGFYHLKQTGTMAIVLPHGVLFRGAAEKTIRETLLQNGSIYAVIGLPANMFYNTSIPTCIIVLKKHREGRDVLFIDASNQFEKEKKQNVMKEEHIEHVLELYQNRETVDKEAYLASFEDIKENDFNLNIPRYVDTSEEEIPVDLKALTKEIEETNKAINETNATFLDMLGELTFADSETKESVEAFLKVFGEM, from the coding sequence ATGGCTGAGAGCAAAGATTTGTTGCAGATACTATGGAGTGGAGCGGATGTGCTTCGTGGGAAAATGGATGCGAATGAATATAAAACCTACTTGTTAGGGCTTATTTTTTATAAATATTTGTCAGATTCCTACTTAGTTAGTGCCTATGATTTGTTAAATGACGAAATGCCAGAAACTTTGGAAGAGGCGCAAGCTGCTTATGAAGAAGAAATGCAAGAAGATGAGGCAGAAGAATTTCTAAAAGAGTTAAAAGGGTCGCTACACTACACACTTGAGCCACAAATGACTTATACCAGTATGTTAAAAGATGTGAAGTTTAACGCTTTTAACCGTGAAAAATTGCAAGCTGCTTTTAATCGTATCCAAGAGTCAGATGAATTATTCAATGGGTTATTTGCAGATGTAGATTTATATTCTAATCGCCTTGGAACAGGAGATCAAAAGCAAAGTGCAACAATAGCTGAGGTACTTCGTGTGCTAGAAGATGCTGACTTGATTAATGCTGAAGGAGATGTTCTTGGTAATGCTTATGAGTATCTAATCGGTCAATTTGCCTCTGAAACAGGTAAAAAAGCTGGTGAATTCTATACGCCACATGGTCCAGCACAGTTACTGACACGTATTGCGATTATGGGACAAGAAGATAAGAAGGGCTTACAAGTTTATGATCCGTGTATGGGATCAGGGTCATTGCTTTTGAGCTGTAAAAATTACTCAAATGAGCCGGACTATATCAAATACTACGGTCAAGAACTCATGCCATCAACTTATAATCTTGCTCGTATGAATATGTTCTTGCATAAAGTGCATCCTGAAAATCAAGTGTTACACAATGGTGATACATTGGATGCGGATTGGCCGACAGATGTAGAGACAGGTTTTGATATGGTGACCATGAACCCTCCTTACTCTGCAAAATGGTCTGCTGCAAAAGGTTTCTTACAAGATGAGCGTTTCATGGATTACGGTGGTAAGTTAGCGCCAAAATCAAAAGCAGACTATGCTTTCTTGTTACACGGGTTTTATCACTTGAAACAAACAGGAACAATGGCAATCGTTCTTCCGCATGGTGTTTTATTCCGTGGTGCTGCTGAAAAGACCATTCGTGAAACACTTTTGCAAAACGGGTCAATTTATGCTGTTATTGGTTTACCGGCAAATATGTTTTACAATACATCTATCCCAACTTGTATCATCGTTTTGAAAAAACACCGTGAAGGTCGTGATGTGCTCTTCATTGACGCCTCAAATCAATTTGAAAAAGAGAAAAAGCAAAACGTTATGAAAGAGGAGCATATCGAGCATGTGCTTGAACTTTATCAAAACCGAGAAACTGTTGATAAAGAAGCGTATCTAGCGTCCTTTGAGGATATCAAGGAAAATGACTTTAACCTCAACATCCCACGCTATGTTGATACAAGCGAAGAAGAAATTCCAGTTGACCTAAAAGCATTAACCAAAGAAATAGAGGAAACCAATAAAGCCATTAACGAAACAAACGCTACTTTCCTTGATATGCTAGGAGAGTTGACCTTTGCGGATAGTGAGACAAAAGAGTCTGTGGAAGCCTTTTTGAAGGTATTTGGGGAGATGTAG